A stretch of Carnobacteriaceae bacterium zg-C25 DNA encodes these proteins:
- a CDS encoding peptide deformylase: protein MLLMKDIIREGHPTLRLKAEELTFPLDAETKKIAEDMLQFLHNSQNEEIAEKYELRAGVGIAAPQINLSKRLIALLLPGEYEDDPYILNMVMVNPKIVKHSVQQTCLKDGEGCLSVDRAVHGYVPRHQKITVDYYTLDGEQKTITLRGLAAIVVQHEIDHLDGVMFYDRIDQDNPLALPDGIKVLSF, encoded by the coding sequence ATGTTATTAATGAAAGATATTATTCGTGAAGGACACCCTACTTTACGTTTAAAAGCAGAAGAACTAACCTTTCCACTAGATGCGGAAACAAAAAAAATTGCAGAAGATATGCTACAATTTTTACACAATTCACAAAATGAAGAAATCGCTGAAAAATATGAACTACGTGCTGGTGTGGGTATTGCTGCACCGCAAATTAACCTGTCTAAACGCTTAATCGCTTTATTATTACCCGGAGAATATGAGGACGATCCTTACATTTTAAATATGGTTATGGTAAACCCAAAAATTGTTAAACATTCTGTGCAACAAACGTGTTTAAAAGATGGCGAAGGTTGTTTATCGGTTGATCGTGCTGTTCATGGATATGTTCCACGCCATCAAAAAATTACCGTAGATTACTACACACTAGACGGCGAACAAAAAACAATCACTTTACGTGGATTAGCTGCTATCGTTGTACAACATGAAATTGATCATTTAGACGGCGTCATGTTTTACGATCGTATTGACCAAGATAACCCATTAGCATTGCCAGACGGCATTAAAGTATTATCATTTTAA
- the mgtE gene encoding magnesium transporter has translation MANDTQLANVLEEVTTQSDVLLAEHIENLPIDELCETLAELGAQKASELFAYFPASVKKEVLLNVPRSFIYQLVEYSFTDDIKELIEDSDEALKQRILDNVSPLKKRQLTLQLQFKMYSAGSLMSMDFVELSPDDTVVVAMNKIKSQEKIAETISYCYVTNEQHTLLGIVSMRDILLAPNDVTIKDIMTVNVISVLMDDDQEDVANVLSKYDFVALPVVNAYHQMLGIVTIDDVLDIISEEITEDIQKMGGMTPTVTRYLDMSIVQIAKSRLFWLLILMVSATISGTIINQNAAITLKLPSLLVFMPMLMDTAGNAGSQSSAMVIRGIIVDQLTFRQAWPIVKKEMLASAVLGGVLFLVNTLRIVLFMPEIAFSVAILVSTTVLLIVFIANLIGGLLPVLATTIRVDPATMSGPVLTTVCDAISLTIYFALATIYLGGVI, from the coding sequence ATGGCGAACGATACACAATTAGCTAACGTGCTAGAAGAAGTTACGACACAAAGTGATGTGTTATTAGCTGAACATATTGAAAATTTACCGATTGATGAATTGTGTGAAACTTTAGCGGAATTAGGTGCACAAAAAGCGTCAGAGCTTTTTGCATACTTTCCAGCGTCTGTTAAAAAAGAGGTGCTACTAAATGTACCACGCAGTTTTATTTATCAGTTGGTCGAATACAGTTTTACAGATGATATTAAAGAATTAATTGAAGATAGTGATGAAGCATTAAAACAACGCATTTTAGATAATGTTTCTCCATTGAAAAAACGTCAATTAACGTTGCAGTTACAATTTAAAATGTATTCTGCGGGTTCGTTAATGTCGATGGACTTTGTTGAATTATCGCCAGATGATACCGTTGTCGTTGCAATGAATAAAATCAAATCTCAAGAAAAAATTGCTGAAACGATTTCATATTGTTATGTCACCAATGAGCAACATACTTTACTAGGTATTGTATCCATGAGAGATATTTTGCTGGCACCAAACGATGTCACAATTAAAGATATTATGACGGTTAATGTGATTAGTGTGTTAATGGATGACGACCAAGAAGATGTTGCCAACGTATTGTCAAAATACGACTTTGTTGCCTTGCCCGTTGTAAATGCGTATCATCAAATGTTAGGAATTGTGACGATTGATGATGTTTTAGATATTATTTCCGAAGAGATTACGGAAGATATTCAAAAGATGGGTGGGATGACGCCAACCGTTACGCGTTATTTGGATATGTCAATTGTTCAAATTGCGAAAAGTCGTTTGTTTTGGTTGCTGATTTTGATGGTGTCCGCAACGATTTCAGGAACAATTATTAATCAAAATGCTGCGATAACGTTAAAATTACCAAGTCTTTTAGTGTTCATGCCGATGTTAATGGATACGGCAGGAAACGCTGGTAGTCAATCCAGTGCGATGGTGATTCGTGGGATTATTGTTGATCAATTAACGTTTAGACAAGCGTGGCCAATCGTCAAAAAAGAAATGTTAGCGTCCGCAGTTTTAGGTGGTGTGTTATTTTTAGTTAATACGTTACGCATTGTCCTATTTATGCCCGAAATAGCGTTTTCTGTTGCGATTTTAGTTTCAACGACCGTTCTTTTAATTGTGTTTATTGCCAACTTGATTGGCGGTTTATTACCCGTCTTAGCGACAACGATACGTGTTGACCCCGCGACGATGAGCGGTCCCGTTTTAACGACCGTTTGTGACGCCATTTCTCTAACCATTTACTTTGCGTTAGCGACGATTTATTTGGGAGGTGTTATATAA
- the mgtE gene encoding magnesium transporter encodes MQYTNDTLEQLLLQHVNHKDIPALREMFEEYNIVDLADIFGQLSIQQAVFVFRVLPKDSAAELFTYLDIPHQQRLVEVLSSQDVYDIIDNMFSDDIVDFLEEMPANVIRKILSSVSPQHRIEINHLLSYAEDSAGSMMSIDFMELQSMETVESAIERIKQQADLVETINVCYVVNTVREYIGVVHLRDIIVAHNDTLIGELVEESDIFVYTHTDQETVAQTIQKYDITAVPVLNDQERLIGIVTADDVLDILIEEGSEDIHKMSGVGSTKGSYIETSVKEIIQSRIYWLLFLMISASFTGQILQQFEDKLSAVAALAVSIPMIMSTAGNAGSQSSATIIRSIAIDDLTFKQHVITVMKKEFLVSLLCGGIVFVVNMIRLMILPTIGRDITVAFVVSLTLVLSIIIANVIGGLLPLMAKSLKLDPASMAAPVITTLVDAASLIIYFTMATYFLNLV; translated from the coding sequence ATGCAATATACAAATGACACATTAGAGCAACTATTGTTGCAACATGTCAATCATAAAGACATTCCCGCACTTCGCGAAATGTTTGAGGAATATAACATTGTCGATTTGGCTGATATTTTCGGTCAGCTGTCCATTCAACAAGCCGTCTTTGTATTTCGTGTGCTCCCAAAAGATAGCGCTGCAGAATTGTTTACGTACTTGGATATACCACACCAACAACGTTTAGTAGAGGTATTGAGTTCACAAGACGTTTACGACATTATTGATAACATGTTTAGTGACGATATTGTGGATTTTTTAGAAGAGATGCCTGCAAATGTTATTCGTAAAATTTTAAGTTCGGTATCACCACAGCATCGGATTGAAATTAATCATTTGCTCAGTTACGCTGAAGATTCTGCTGGTAGTATGATGTCGATTGACTTTATGGAACTGCAATCGATGGAAACGGTAGAAAGTGCAATTGAACGCATCAAGCAACAAGCGGATTTAGTTGAAACCATTAACGTTTGTTACGTTGTGAATACGGTTCGTGAGTATATCGGGGTAGTTCACTTGCGTGATATTATTGTGGCGCATAACGATACGTTAATTGGTGAATTAGTTGAAGAATCGGATATTTTTGTTTACACGCATACTGATCAAGAAACGGTTGCGCAAACCATTCAAAAATACGATATTACAGCGGTTCCTGTTTTAAATGATCAAGAGAGATTGATCGGGATTGTTACGGCTGATGACGTATTGGATATTTTGATTGAAGAAGGTAGCGAAGACATTCATAAAATGAGTGGGGTAGGCTCAACAAAAGGGTCTTATATTGAAACGTCTGTAAAAGAAATTATTCAATCCCGCATTTATTGGTTACTGTTTTTAATGATTTCTGCGTCGTTTACCGGTCAAATTTTACAACAATTTGAAGATAAACTGAGTGCCGTTGCAGCGTTAGCCGTTAGTATTCCAATGATTATGTCAACGGCGGGAAATGCAGGGAGTCAATCGAGTGCAACCATTATTCGTAGTATTGCTATTGATGATTTGACGTTTAAACAACACGTCATAACGGTCATGAAAAAAGAATTTTTAGTGAGCTTGTTATGTGGTGGTATTGTATTTGTTGTGAATATGATTCGTTTAATGATTTTGCCAACGATTGGTCGTGATATTACGGTTGCGTTTGTTGTTAGTTTAACGTTGGTACTATCGATTATTATTGCTAATGTGATTGGTGGGTTGTTACCATTGATGGCTAAATCGTTAAAACTAGACCCTGCCAGTATGGCGGCTCCAGTCATTACGACATTAGTAGATGCTGCAAGTTTAATCATTTATTTTACAATGGCAACTTATTTTTTAAATTTAGTATAG